A portion of the Aneurinibacillus sp. REN35 genome contains these proteins:
- a CDS encoding S-layer homology domain-containing protein — MKRFIPLTLAGVLSVSGLVIPSGVQAAPGAGFRDVAQSHWATQVVNKLSLRDVIAGYEDNTFRPNESVTQLQAVVLAIRNMGLTEQAALYKTKTIPYTVPDWAKGDIALAIEKGLLNTSEKNFNPNAAATRAWVAQLIVRMIGKESEVNLIAAQNGATTFTDGSTIPEWAENYVKAASKYGLLSGYPEKNGYSFKPNRTVTRAEMAALLSGAEKYLEIENDRVQIGYVQGIAGDKISFKRSKTNQLATYSFTKDTAFYTNGKAVGVDQIKPSSKLMVIVENGVLRYVEVLSGAEANKTISATVEKVYVEEGMLVVKTDDGQLVTYQVDSKTPVGGAAGGTASSLKDLLRGDMIFVTLAPTGGVLSITRLHEGAESAMEGAVHDIDTAGKLLMIKTASGAMKAYKFNDSTYVEYKNKRFPTVEDLMKGDNIRVETEKDIVTKIIVLEAKQAASGTTGTVKAIYPGERFMTIQGANNTIQSYRIADAAVLVVPGVISPLLSDIASGDQLEYKVDNNIITSITVKNRAANPDGKQNDLLSGIVFAVDASNRILTLKNSKGDLVGYEVLANASFVVDDVSNPTLSNIRKDMNVSVQLDQDNKVVYVNADNRVKGQILRVDTDTKLLTVRLTTGETKVYVADKSANIVIYDERGEDLDDLRINDNVSMRVSNNKITDIDVERSYVYRITEVNESSERLSGENDRGNARSFYLDGKITLTIPGVPYPKAKDVKKGDTVKATYLGDTLKSLAVIPSTFGQVVSVNAETSKIRIKDYNGVVTEVSIPSGSNIRINDRDYTNLTALKAGDRIQLSEASNGLRNIVVLKKIATVFQQLDAAYRDRIYTAQGSYYLPDSLFARHPNLDSLLNSFVRNDKINIYLLDNQVYEIEKGS, encoded by the coding sequence ATGAAGCGGTTCATTCCATTGACACTTGCTGGTGTCCTTTCTGTAAGCGGACTTGTCATTCCGTCTGGCGTACAGGCAGCCCCAGGAGCAGGCTTTCGTGATGTGGCGCAAAGTCACTGGGCAACCCAGGTCGTGAATAAGCTTTCGCTGCGCGATGTGATCGCCGGTTACGAGGACAATACATTCCGGCCGAACGAATCGGTAACGCAGCTTCAGGCTGTCGTGCTTGCCATCCGGAATATGGGGCTGACCGAACAGGCAGCGCTATACAAAACAAAAACCATTCCTTATACAGTGCCTGATTGGGCCAAGGGTGATATTGCGCTTGCGATTGAAAAGGGACTCTTAAACACAAGTGAAAAGAATTTCAACCCGAATGCGGCGGCTACACGAGCATGGGTAGCACAGCTTATCGTTCGGATGATCGGTAAAGAATCAGAAGTAAATCTGATTGCGGCACAGAATGGAGCGACCACATTCACTGATGGCTCCACCATCCCGGAGTGGGCGGAGAACTACGTCAAAGCCGCCAGCAAGTACGGCTTGCTTTCTGGTTATCCAGAGAAAAACGGATATTCCTTCAAGCCAAACCGTACCGTCACCCGAGCGGAGATGGCTGCGCTGCTTAGCGGTGCAGAGAAATATCTTGAGATCGAGAATGACCGTGTGCAGATCGGCTATGTTCAGGGCATCGCAGGAGATAAGATCAGCTTCAAGCGCTCAAAAACAAATCAGCTTGCCACGTATTCCTTCACCAAGGACACGGCTTTCTACACCAATGGTAAGGCGGTAGGTGTAGATCAGATCAAGCCGTCGTCCAAGCTTATGGTTATTGTGGAAAACGGCGTGCTTCGCTACGTGGAAGTGTTGAGCGGTGCGGAAGCGAATAAGACCATCAGCGCCACCGTAGAGAAGGTGTATGTAGAAGAAGGTATGCTTGTCGTCAAAACAGACGATGGACAACTGGTAACCTATCAGGTCGACAGCAAAACACCAGTCGGTGGAGCGGCCGGAGGTACAGCGAGCAGCCTGAAGGACTTACTTCGGGGAGACATGATCTTCGTTACGCTGGCTCCTACAGGGGGCGTCCTAAGCATTACCCGTCTGCATGAAGGTGCGGAAAGTGCTATGGAAGGTGCAGTACATGACATTGATACTGCGGGCAAGCTGCTTATGATCAAGACGGCAAGCGGAGCTATGAAAGCATATAAATTCAATGACAGTACATATGTCGAGTACAAAAACAAGCGATTCCCGACGGTAGAAGACTTGATGAAGGGCGATAACATCCGTGTCGAGACAGAAAAAGATATAGTGACCAAGATCATTGTGCTAGAGGCCAAGCAGGCTGCTAGCGGTACGACAGGTACAGTGAAGGCGATCTATCCGGGCGAGCGCTTCATGACGATTCAAGGAGCGAATAACACGATTCAATCGTACCGCATTGCTGATGCGGCGGTGCTTGTCGTGCCTGGCGTCATCTCACCGCTTCTCTCCGACATTGCTTCCGGCGATCAATTGGAATACAAGGTCGACAACAACATCATTACGTCGATCACGGTGAAGAATCGTGCTGCCAATCCGGATGGCAAGCAGAATGATCTGCTGTCTGGTATTGTATTTGCAGTGGATGCCAGCAACCGGATTCTCACGCTGAAAAACTCGAAAGGGGATCTAGTAGGCTATGAAGTACTGGCGAATGCCAGCTTCGTTGTCGATGACGTCTCCAATCCAACCCTGTCGAATATTCGCAAAGATATGAACGTATCCGTACAGCTTGACCAGGACAACAAAGTTGTCTACGTCAATGCGGATAACCGTGTTAAGGGTCAGATCCTGCGCGTGGATACAGATACAAAGCTGTTGACGGTTCGCTTAACCACAGGCGAGACGAAAGTATATGTAGCAGATAAGAGTGCCAATATAGTGATTTATGACGAGCGGGGCGAAGACCTTGATGACCTGCGTATCAATGACAATGTATCAATGCGTGTATCCAACAATAAGATTACAGACATTGATGTAGAGCGCTCGTATGTATACCGCATTACCGAGGTAAATGAAAGCTCTGAACGCCTGAGCGGGGAGAATGACCGTGGCAACGCTCGATCCTTCTATCTGGACGGTAAGATTACGTTAACCATTCCGGGTGTACCGTATCCGAAGGCGAAAGATGTGAAGAAGGGCGATACCGTCAAAGCGACATATCTCGGCGATACGCTCAAGTCACTTGCTGTCATTCCGAGTACGTTCGGACAAGTCGTATCGGTTAATGCGGAAACATCCAAAATCCGCATCAAAGATTACAACGGGGTCGTAACAGAAGTCTCCATTCCAAGCGGCAGCAACATTCGCATCAACGACCGCGACTATACGAACTTGACCGCATTAAAGGCAGGTGACCGGATTCAGCTCTCCGAAGCCTCCAATGGGCTGAGAAACATTGTTGTACTGAAGAAGATTGCGACCGTATTCCAACAGCTTGATGCCGCATACCGTGACCGTATTTATACGGCACAGGGCAGCTACTATCTGCCGGATAGCCTGTTCGCGCGTCATCCTAACCTGGATTCCCTGCTGAATAGCTTCGTACGCAACGACAAGATCAACATCTACCTGCTCGATAATCAAGTCTATGAGATCGAGAAAGGAAGCTAG
- a CDS encoding divergent PAP2 family protein: MLYALAPFIGWFVAGVTKFCVNYFRFGSEARSRIGNGGFPSNHTTIMTTTVMFIGFHDGFATPMFGLGVAVTYIVIIDAMGLRRHVGRHAEHLNRMNGKEPTHKKLRESMGHNSVEVLGGLVLGSILGYILSILPW, from the coding sequence ATGCTGTATGCACTTGCGCCGTTTATCGGCTGGTTTGTAGCAGGAGTTACGAAATTCTGCGTCAATTACTTCCGCTTCGGCTCTGAGGCCAGAAGCCGGATCGGCAACGGCGGCTTCCCCAGCAACCACACGACCATCATGACGACCACCGTCATGTTCATCGGCTTCCATGACGGATTTGCGACCCCGATGTTCGGTCTTGGGGTCGCCGTTACGTATATTGTGATTATCGATGCGATGGGCCTGCGCCGTCATGTGGGCCGCCATGCCGAGCATCTCAACCGTATGAACGGTAAGGAACCGACACATAAGAAGCTCAGGGAAAGCATGGGACATAACAGTGTCGAAGTGCTGGGCGGACTCGTGCTCGGATCGATACTTGGCTATATCCTAAGCATTCTACCCTGGTAA
- a CDS encoding VanZ family protein, whose product MKKLWIWLPVLLLAGGIFISSSIPYDKQNIQPLLRAYVNQDFFIRWFSGVSFVYGNKEISIAHLGVPAFLEFFVRKVAHLISYFLLGFLLCRVLWALKIGGWRNALLSLLIAVLYASSDELHQLYTARRNGALIDVWLDGFGAACGILFCLFWLRFRKMRQNKNSALFQARKI is encoded by the coding sequence ATGAAAAAACTGTGGATCTGGCTGCCTGTCCTCCTGCTTGCCGGGGGTATCTTTATTTCTTCCTCTATCCCCTATGACAAACAAAACATCCAACCGCTGCTGCGCGCCTATGTCAATCAGGATTTCTTCATTCGCTGGTTTTCCGGCGTTAGCTTCGTATATGGCAACAAAGAAATTAGCATCGCTCATCTCGGTGTACCTGCCTTTCTGGAATTCTTTGTGCGCAAGGTCGCGCATCTGATCAGCTATTTCCTGTTAGGTTTTTTGCTATGCCGCGTTTTATGGGCGCTGAAGATAGGCGGGTGGCGCAATGCGCTGCTTTCGCTTTTGATCGCTGTGCTGTATGCCTCCTCAGATGAGCTTCATCAATTGTATACGGCGCGTCGCAACGGAGCGCTGATTGATGTATGGCTGGATGGATTTGGAGCTGCCTGCGGCATCCTCTTCTGCCTCTTCTGGCTTCGTTTTAGAAAAATGCGGCAGAACAAGAACAGCGCCTTATTTCAAGCAAGAAAAATATAG
- a CDS encoding FAD-binding protein yields MVKPVKTTLAGWGNYPKEDVFLFRPDNGRDVEAILRSGQQSNYIAFGMGRSYGDTPLNKQGGVLLTTQLNRFLSFDEATGILECEAGVTFEDIIHVFLPRGYFLPVTPGTKYVTLGGAIANDVHGKNHHIDGCISTFILDFHLLLASGEIMYCSREHNPDVFWATIGGIGLTGIILRARIQLEKVESAYYDVLYEKAPNIEKALELFAESDDKYKFSVAWIDCLGRGSSLGRSVLMRGNYAPAASLPSGTAPLTLKKGMKLAVPFDFPSFALNNVTIKSFNTMYYGIHKNVRKTVYFDSFFYPLDSIYKWNRMYGKKGFVQYQAVFPPEGREGLIQMLERLSSSNRSSFLAVLKTSGEQNPGLLSFPKKGYTLALDIPIKDDSLFTFLHELDELVIRYGGRVYLAKDSELLPEHFAQMYPRLKEFQTIKNRIDPNHVFSSSMARRLHIVEE; encoded by the coding sequence ATGGTAAAACCGGTAAAAACAACACTTGCAGGCTGGGGTAATTATCCGAAGGAAGACGTATTCCTGTTCCGTCCGGACAACGGACGAGATGTCGAAGCTATCCTTCGCTCCGGCCAGCAGTCTAATTACATTGCATTTGGAATGGGGAGAAGCTATGGCGATACCCCATTGAATAAACAGGGCGGGGTGCTGCTGACAACGCAGCTCAACCGCTTTCTGTCTTTTGACGAGGCGACCGGCATCCTTGAATGCGAGGCGGGCGTCACGTTCGAAGACATCATTCATGTATTCCTGCCGCGTGGCTACTTCCTGCCCGTAACTCCTGGGACGAAGTATGTCACGCTTGGCGGTGCCATTGCCAATGACGTGCATGGCAAAAACCATCACATCGACGGCTGTATCTCGACGTTTATTCTTGATTTTCACCTATTGCTCGCTTCCGGCGAGATTATGTATTGCTCCCGTGAACACAATCCCGATGTTTTCTGGGCGACCATTGGCGGCATCGGATTAACCGGCATCATTCTTCGCGCGCGCATTCAACTGGAGAAGGTGGAGAGCGCGTATTATGACGTGCTGTACGAGAAAGCGCCCAACATCGAAAAAGCGCTGGAGCTGTTTGCGGAATCCGATGACAAATACAAGTTCTCCGTTGCCTGGATTGATTGTCTAGGCCGAGGCAGCTCGCTTGGCCGCTCGGTGCTGATGAGAGGGAATTATGCTCCTGCCGCATCTCTTCCGTCCGGCACCGCGCCGCTTACATTGAAGAAGGGCATGAAGTTGGCAGTTCCATTCGACTTCCCGTCCTTTGCGCTGAACAATGTCACGATCAAATCCTTTAACACGATGTATTACGGCATCCACAAAAATGTACGCAAAACGGTGTATTTTGATTCCTTCTTCTATCCGCTCGATTCAATCTACAAGTGGAACCGGATGTATGGGAAGAAGGGATTCGTCCAGTATCAGGCCGTCTTCCCGCCGGAAGGCCGCGAAGGGCTGATTCAGATGCTTGAGCGCCTCAGCAGCTCGAACCGTTCTTCTTTCCTGGCGGTTCTCAAGACATCAGGCGAGCAGAATCCGGGCCTGCTGTCGTTCCCGAAAAAGGGCTACACGCTTGCGCTCGATATCCCGATTAAGGACGACTCGCTGTTTACGTTCCTGCATGAGTTAGACGAGCTGGTCATCCGCTATGGCGGTCGTGTCTATCTCGCAAAAGACTCGGAACTTCTGCCGGAGCACTTCGCCCAGATGTATCCGCGTCTAAAGGAATTCCAGACGATTAAGAACCGCATTGACCCCAATCATGTCTTCTCGTCCTCAATGGCGCGGAGACTGCATATCGTGGAGGAATAA
- a CDS encoding decaprenyl-phosphate phosphoribosyltransferase: protein MSGSQLPTNVDGKLHIEASVPVLLFKQLRPKQWTKNLLVFAALIFSFPNVNTEMLVRSAVAFFLFSFVSGCVYILNDFVDREADRQHPKKRHRPMASGALNPYLALVFGALLLAGSLALASYLEPLFGLVLLVYFIMNVGYSLHLKHVVIVDVMIIALGFVFRALGGGLVIEVPVTPWFFICTLLLALFLAISKRRHELILLENNTGSHRKVLDKYSKDLLNQMNSIVTTATIMSYALFTFTSGRTQYLMATVPLVIYGIFRYLYLIHMEDKGGSPEEVLLKDKHILFTVILYALSVIIILKYFS from the coding sequence ATGTCAGGCTCACAACTTCCGACGAATGTAGATGGCAAGCTTCACATTGAAGCCAGTGTGCCGGTCCTGCTGTTCAAGCAGCTGCGCCCCAAGCAGTGGACCAAGAATCTTCTGGTGTTTGCGGCGCTTATTTTCTCGTTTCCCAATGTGAATACCGAGATGCTGGTGCGCTCGGCCGTTGCGTTTTTCTTATTTTCCTTCGTTTCCGGCTGCGTCTACATTCTCAATGACTTTGTAGACCGGGAAGCGGATCGCCAGCATCCGAAGAAGCGGCATCGCCCGATGGCATCCGGGGCGCTGAATCCGTATCTCGCTCTCGTATTCGGTGCGCTGCTGCTGGCAGGCTCCCTTGCGCTGGCTTCGTATCTTGAGCCGCTCTTCGGTCTGGTCCTGCTCGTATACTTCATTATGAACGTTGGCTATTCGCTTCATCTGAAGCATGTTGTCATTGTCGATGTGATGATTATCGCGCTTGGCTTCGTCTTCCGGGCGCTTGGCGGCGGTCTTGTCATCGAAGTGCCGGTGACGCCGTGGTTCTTCATCTGTACGCTGCTGCTGGCGCTCTTCCTTGCGATCAGCAAGCGCCGCCATGAGCTGATCCTGCTTGAGAACAACACCGGCTCCCATCGCAAAGTATTGGACAAGTACTCAAAGGACCTGCTCAATCAGATGAACAGCATCGTTACGACAGCGACCATCATGAGCTACGCGCTCTTTACCTTTACATCAGGTAGAACCCAATACCTTATGGCAACCGTTCCGCTCGTGATCTATGGCATCTTCCGCTACCTGTACCTTATCCATATGGAGGATAAGGGTGGAAGCCCAGAGGAAGTGCTGCTTAAGGACAAGCACATCCTATTCACGGTTATTTTGTATGCACTGTCCGTCATTATTATTTTGAAATATTTCTCCTAA
- a CDS encoding SMR family transporter produces the protein MIQWIALAFAIVLNAAANILLKVAARYAQEMESGAHLLVKLFFNPYLLMGVISFGLALGAYSYSLTRFPLSVGYPLMTSLGLIIVSLFSFFFFAEQFSAGKIAGTALIIIGVLLVARSA, from the coding sequence GTGATACAGTGGATTGCATTGGCATTCGCCATCGTATTGAATGCGGCAGCCAACATCCTACTTAAGGTGGCTGCCCGCTATGCGCAGGAGATGGAGAGCGGGGCTCATCTGCTTGTGAAATTGTTTTTCAACCCGTATTTATTGATGGGCGTCATCTCATTCGGCTTGGCTCTGGGCGCTTATAGCTACTCGCTGACCCGATTTCCGCTCAGCGTAGGCTACCCGCTCATGACAAGTCTTGGACTCATCATCGTCTCGCTGTTCTCGTTCTTTTTCTTCGCTGAACAGTTCTCGGCAGGCAAAATCGCGGGAACAGCGCTCATTATTATCGGCGTGCTCTTAGTAGCGCGTTCCGCTTGA
- a CDS encoding SDR family oxidoreductase yields MNIVVLGATSGIAQAVAAKLAREGHHLILAGRRMDELEAMATDLSIRNRVEVYPAPFDALAFDTHEAFFASCLDRFPRLDGVVLAYGYMEDQKASETDLAIAKRTIDTNYTSCVSILNLFAAYFEQKKRGWICAISSVAGDRGRQSNYTYGSSKGALALYLQGLRNRLSPSGVHVLTVKPGFVDTKMTYGQEGMFLVAKPEKVADDIYKAIRKSKNVLYTPFFWRWIMLIIRLVPESIFKKLKL; encoded by the coding sequence ATGAACATTGTTGTATTAGGAGCTACATCCGGCATCGCGCAGGCGGTCGCTGCCAAGCTGGCGCGTGAAGGCCACCACCTCATTCTGGCGGGGCGGCGCATGGACGAGCTGGAAGCGATGGCGACCGATCTCTCCATTCGCAATCGGGTGGAGGTGTACCCGGCCCCGTTCGATGCGCTTGCCTTTGATACGCATGAAGCGTTCTTCGCCTCCTGCCTGGACCGCTTTCCCCGGTTGGACGGTGTCGTCTTGGCGTACGGCTATATGGAGGATCAGAAAGCGTCCGAGACCGATCTGGCGATTGCCAAACGAACCATTGACACGAACTACACGTCCTGCGTATCCATTCTTAATCTGTTTGCCGCCTACTTCGAGCAGAAGAAGAGAGGCTGGATCTGTGCCATCTCATCCGTAGCCGGAGATCGTGGCCGCCAGAGCAACTATACATACGGCTCATCCAAGGGAGCGCTTGCGCTCTATCTGCAGGGCTTACGCAACCGACTGAGCCCTTCCGGCGTGCATGTATTGACCGTGAAGCCGGGCTTTGTCGATACGAAGATGACGTATGGACAGGAAGGCATGTTCCTTGTCGCCAAGCCGGAGAAGGTCGCAGACGACATCTACAAGGCGATCCGCAAATCGAAGAATGTGCTGTATACGCCGTTCTTCTGGCGCTGGATCATGCTGATCATCCGGCTTGTTCCGGAATCAATCTTTAAAAAACTGAAGCTATAG